The Balearica regulorum gibbericeps isolate bBalReg1 chromosome 5, bBalReg1.pri, whole genome shotgun sequence genome window below encodes:
- the GREM1 gene encoding gremlin-1, producing MVRTLYAVGAVFLLMGFLLPAAEGRKRNRGSQGAIPPPDKDQPNDSEQMQTQQQSGSRHRERGKGTSMPAEEVLESSQEALHITERKYLKRDWCKTQPLKQTIHEEGCNSRTIINRFCYGQCNSFYIPRHVRKEEGSFQSCSFCKPKKFTSMTVTLNCPELQPPRKKKRITRVKECRCISIDLD from the coding sequence ATGGTCCGCACACTGTACGCCGTCGGTGCTGTGTTTCTTCTGATGGGATTTCTGCTaccagcagcagaagggagaaagaggaatcGTGGATCTCAAGGTGCTATCCCTCCTCCTGACAAAGATCAGCCCAATGATTCAGAGCAAATGCAGACACAGCAGCAGTCGGGCTCTAGGCATCGAGAACGAGGAAAAGGCACCTCAATGCCTGCCGAAGAGGTGCTGGAGTCTAGTCAGGAGGCCTTGCACATCACTGAGCGCAAATACCTAAAGCGGGATTGGTGTAAAACTCAACCCCTCAAACAAACTATCCACGAAGAAGGCTGCAACAGTCGTACCATTATCAACAGGTTCTGCTACGGCCAGTGCAATTCATTCTACATCCCCAGACATGTCCGTAAAGAAGAAGGCTCCTTCCAGTCTTGCTCCTTCTGCAAGCCCAAGAAATTCACCTCCATGACTGTTACACTCAATTGCCCCGAGCTTCAGCCCCcgagaaagaagaaaagaatcacCAGAGTTAAGGAGTGCCGGTGTATATCTATTGACTTGGACTAA